A single region of the Neomonachus schauinslandi chromosome 3, ASM220157v2, whole genome shotgun sequence genome encodes:
- the LOC110585649 gene encoding centromere protein H-like, whose protein sequence is MEKQPREQAVTEPADSGAGGEEGGSPQVAGAQTARPQDRLTLLLRLRAQTKQQLLEYKSVVDANEEKTPEQIMQDKQIEAKIEDLENEIEDVKIAFEIKKLALDRMQLSTALKKNLEKINPKTSVLMDNMKHVLKLNKLIMKSQQESWDLEEKLLDVRKKRLQLKQASEGKLLEIQTEKNKQKDDLASMENSDKIKTIQQNLQMEIQITTVIQHVFQNLILGSKANWAEDSTFKETVLQLEKNLTMM, encoded by the coding sequence ATGGAGAAGCAACCCAGAGAGCAAGCGGTCACCGAGCCCGCGGACTCCGGAGCGGGAGGCGAGGAAGGCGGGTCACCACAGGTCGCCGGCGCCCAGACGGCGCGTCCCCAGGACCGCTTGACCCTGCTGCTCAGGCTGAGAGCACAGACAAAACAACAACTCTTGGAATATAAATCAGTAGTTgatgcaaatgaagaaaaaactcCAGAACAAATCATGCAAGATAAGCAAATTGAAGCTAAAATTGAAGACCtggaaaatgaaattgaagatgtgaaaattgcttttgaaataaaaaagcttGCATTAGACAGGATGCAACTTTCGactgcacttaaaaaaaacctgGAGAAGATTAACCCCAAGACTAGTGTGCTCATGGATAACATGAAACACGTATTAAAGctaaacaaattaataatgaaatCACAACAGGAATCTTGGGATTTGGAGGAAAAACTACTTGATGTTAGAAAGAAGAGATTACAATTAAAACAAGCTTCAGAAGGTAAGCTTTTAGAAATACAGActgaaaagaacaaacagaaagatGATTTGGCCAGTATGGAAAATTCAGACAAGATAAAGACCATACAACAAAACCTGCAGATGGAGATACAAATTACGACAGTTATTCAACATGTGTTTCAGAACCTCATTTTAGGAAGTAAAGCCAATTGGGCAGAGGATTCTACCTTTAAGGAAACTGTTCTACAGCTTGAGAAGAATCTCACCATGATGTAA
- the LOC110585686 gene encoding transcription elongation factor A protein-like 1, with amino-acid sequence MVSNVDSLVVTNSKPPGEVQTVLNTEKSCKENEEQPQGAPKMDEEQPPVEHSPKKQSPEEPSSKEQSSEEEFFPEELLPEMLVSEEHPPQEHLSGRDLFEERPPMEQPPCGVGKHKLEEGSFKERLARSRPQFRGDIHGRNLSNEEMIKVAEEMEEMKRVHNKLMAMHWKARRNRPHPI; translated from the exons ATGGTGTCAAATGTGGATTCattagttgtaacaaat AGCAAACCACCAGGAGAGGTCCAGACCGTCCTGAACACGGAAAAATCctgcaaagaaaatgaagaacagcCACAGGGCGCACCCAAGATGGATGAGGAGCAGCCTCCTGTGGAGCACTCTCCCAAAAAGCAGTCTCCAGAGGAACCATCTTCCAAGGAGCAGTCCTCAGAGGAGGAGTTCTTTCCCGAGGAGCTCCTTCCCGAGATGCTGGTATCCGAGGAGCACCCTCCTCAGGAGCACCTTTCTGGAAGGGACCTTTTTGAAGAGCGCCCTCCCATGGAGCAGCCTCCTTGTGGAGTGGGAAAACATAAGCTAGAAGAAGGAAGCTTTAAAGAGAGGCTGGCTCGCTCTCGCCCGCAATTTAGAGGGGACATACACGGCAGAAATTTAAGCAATGAGGAGATGATAAAGGTAGCAgaggagatggaagaaatgaaaagagtacACAACAAATTGATGGCTATGCACTGGAAGGCGAGACGGAATCGTCCTCATCCTATTTAA